The Xanthomonas sp. DAR 34887 genome has a segment encoding these proteins:
- the phoU gene encoding phosphate signaling complex protein PhoU, which produces MNTQPNEHIVKSYDEEQHRIAAEIVRMGETAVAQLEAALDVVERRDDNAALRIVVNDEAIDALEHAISSDVMRLALRGPMARDLREILAGLRIPADIERIGDYAANVAKRSIALNTSPPMPQTLGLRQLGKLAAEQVREALLAYQNNDADAALRVRQSDALLDAQYTALFRELLTYMMEDARNITPCTHLLFMAKNLERIGDHATNIAENVWFLVHGDQPLPPRDKRDETSSTSGI; this is translated from the coding sequence ATGAACACCCAGCCGAACGAGCACATCGTGAAGAGCTACGACGAAGAACAGCACCGCATCGCCGCGGAGATCGTGCGCATGGGCGAGACCGCGGTGGCGCAGCTGGAAGCGGCCCTGGACGTGGTCGAGCGCCGCGACGACAACGCCGCGCTGCGCATCGTGGTCAACGACGAAGCGATCGACGCGCTCGAGCATGCGATCAGCAGCGACGTGATGCGGCTGGCGCTGCGTGGCCCGATGGCGCGCGACCTGCGCGAGATCCTCGCCGGCCTGCGCATCCCGGCCGACATCGAGCGCATCGGCGACTACGCGGCGAACGTGGCCAAGCGCTCCATCGCGCTGAACACCTCGCCGCCGATGCCGCAGACCCTGGGCCTGCGCCAGCTCGGCAAGCTCGCCGCGGAGCAGGTCCGCGAGGCGCTGCTGGCCTACCAGAACAACGACGCCGACGCCGCGCTGCGGGTCCGCCAGAGCGATGCGCTGCTGGACGCGCAGTACACCGCGCTGTTCCGCGAGCTGCTGACCTACATGATGGAGGATGCGCGCAACATCACCCCGTGCACGCATCTGCTGTTCATGGCCAAGAATCTGGAACGGATCGGCGACCACGCCACCAACATCGCCGAGAACGTGTGGTTCCTGGTGCATGGCGACCAGCCGCTGCCGCCGCGCGA
- the pstB gene encoding phosphate ABC transporter ATP-binding protein PstB, which produces MNDHHNAAPMHRIAMPAGHTALAPSPVKVAARGLDFYYDKYHALKGINLEVPEKRVTALIGPSGCGKSTLLRIFNRIYALYPKLEARGEVLLDGENILSPKYPMNRLRSKVGMVFQKPVPFPMTIFENVAYGIRHHEKLSKADMSDRVEQALRQGALWDEVKDKLGQSALGLSGGQQQRLCIARAVALRPDVLLLDEPTSALDPISTSRIEQLVEELKTDYTIVIVTHNMQQAARVSDYTAFMYLGDLIEHDRTEIIFSQPSKQQTEDYITGRFG; this is translated from the coding sequence ATGAACGATCACCACAACGCCGCACCGATGCACCGCATCGCCATGCCCGCCGGACACACCGCGCTGGCGCCATCGCCGGTCAAGGTGGCCGCACGCGGCCTGGACTTCTACTACGACAAGTACCACGCGCTGAAGGGCATCAACCTCGAAGTGCCGGAAAAGCGCGTCACCGCGTTGATCGGCCCGTCCGGTTGCGGCAAGTCGACCCTGCTGCGCATCTTCAACCGCATCTATGCGCTGTATCCGAAGCTGGAGGCGCGCGGCGAGGTGCTGCTGGACGGCGAGAACATCCTGTCGCCGAAGTATCCGATGAACCGCCTGCGCAGCAAGGTCGGCATGGTGTTCCAGAAGCCGGTGCCGTTCCCGATGACCATCTTCGAGAACGTGGCCTACGGCATCCGCCACCACGAGAAGCTGTCCAAGGCGGACATGAGCGACCGCGTCGAGCAGGCGCTGCGCCAGGGCGCGCTGTGGGACGAGGTCAAGGACAAGCTCGGACAGAGCGCGCTGGGCCTGTCCGGCGGCCAGCAGCAGCGCCTGTGCATCGCCCGCGCCGTGGCCCTGCGCCCGGACGTGCTGCTGCTCGACGAGCCGACCTCGGCGCTGGACCCGATCTCCACCAGCCGCATCGAACAACTGGTCGAAGAGCTGAAGACCGACTACACCATCGTCATCGTCACCCACAACATGCAGCAGGCCGCGCGCGTGTCCGACTACACCGCCTTCATGTACCTGGGCGACCTGATCGAACACGACCGCACCGAGATCATCTTCTCGCAGCCCAGCAAGCAGCAGACCGAAGACTACATCACCGGCCGCTTCGGCTGA
- the pstA gene encoding phosphate ABC transporter permease PstA — protein sequence MAADIADRLYNRRRVVNVFALLLSCLTALFGLVFLGWILWTLLAKGIAGIDLDLFTRMTPPPGEEGGLANAFFGSAVMCGLALLIGTPLGVAAGTWLAEYGNARKTGQVVRFVNDILLSAPSIVLGLFVYTLYVMQTGGRFSAMAGALSLAFIVLPVVVRTTDEMLRLVPSQMREAALSLGIPQWKVTIQVLYRSASAGIVTGVLLALARISGETAPLLFTAFGNQYWNNNVMQPMASVPVVMNSFAGSPYPTWQQLAWSGALVLTVFVLLVSLGARGLLSRYKTSND from the coding sequence ATGGCCGCCGACATCGCCGACCGCCTGTACAACCGCCGCCGCGTGGTCAACGTGTTCGCGCTGCTGCTGTCCTGCCTCACCGCGCTGTTCGGCCTGGTGTTCCTGGGCTGGATCCTGTGGACCCTGCTGGCCAAGGGCATCGCCGGCATCGACCTGGACCTGTTCACCCGCATGACCCCGCCGCCGGGCGAAGAAGGCGGCCTGGCCAACGCGTTCTTCGGCAGCGCGGTGATGTGCGGCCTGGCGCTGCTGATCGGCACGCCGCTGGGCGTAGCCGCCGGCACCTGGCTGGCCGAATACGGCAACGCGCGCAAGACCGGCCAGGTGGTGCGCTTCGTCAACGACATCCTGCTGTCTGCGCCGTCGATCGTGCTCGGCCTGTTCGTCTACACGCTGTACGTGATGCAGACCGGCGGGCGCTTCTCGGCGATGGCCGGCGCGCTGTCGCTGGCCTTCATCGTGCTGCCGGTGGTGGTGCGCACCACCGACGAAATGCTGCGCCTGGTGCCCTCGCAGATGCGCGAGGCGGCGCTGTCGCTGGGCATCCCGCAGTGGAAGGTGACGATCCAGGTGCTGTACCGCAGCGCCTCGGCCGGCATCGTCACCGGCGTGCTGCTGGCGCTGGCGCGGATCAGCGGCGAGACCGCGCCGCTGCTGTTCACCGCCTTCGGCAACCAGTACTGGAACAACAACGTGATGCAGCCGATGGCGAGCGTGCCGGTGGTGATGAACTCCTTCGCCGGCAGCCCCTACCCGACCTGGCAGCAACTGGCCTGGTCCGGCGCGCTGGTGCTCACCGTGTTCGTGCTGCTGGTCAGCCTCGGCGCGCGCGGCCTGCTGAGCCGCTACAAGACTTCCAACGATTGA
- the pstC gene encoding phosphate ABC transporter permease subunit PstC, whose protein sequence is MNATVIPEAISAPSGRDLRDARADRLFRWTLTATVVFVLIALASAALSMLWGGRHALQMQGLSFFYSSEWNPVENKYGALAPIYGTLVTALIAMLIAVPVSYGIAFFLTEVSPRWLRGPIGTAIELLAGIPSIIYGMWGLFVLVPVMTEYGTPWLNDHLGTLPVIGPMFQGPPLGIGLLTAGFVLAIMVIPFISSVMREVFLTVPTRLKESAYALGSTKWEVSWDIVLPYTRSAVIGGIFLGLGRALGETMAVAFVVGNTVRLSPSLLEPGTTIAALIANDFGEATETYRSALLLLGFVLFIVTFIVLAIARLMLQQLSRREGN, encoded by the coding sequence ATGAACGCCACTGTCATTCCCGAAGCGATATCGGCGCCCAGCGGACGCGACCTGCGCGACGCCCGTGCCGACCGTCTGTTCCGCTGGACGCTCACCGCCACCGTCGTCTTCGTCCTCATCGCCCTGGCCAGCGCGGCGCTGTCGATGCTGTGGGGCGGCCGCCACGCCTTGCAGATGCAGGGCCTGAGCTTCTTCTACTCCAGCGAATGGAATCCGGTCGAGAACAAGTACGGCGCGCTGGCGCCGATCTACGGCACCCTGGTCACCGCGCTGATCGCGATGCTGATCGCGGTGCCGGTGAGCTACGGCATCGCGTTCTTCCTGACCGAAGTGTCGCCGCGCTGGCTGCGCGGCCCGATCGGCACCGCCATCGAACTGCTGGCCGGCATCCCGTCGATCATCTACGGCATGTGGGGCCTGTTCGTGCTGGTGCCGGTGATGACCGAATACGGCACGCCGTGGCTCAACGACCATCTCGGCACGCTGCCGGTGATCGGGCCGATGTTCCAGGGCCCGCCGCTGGGCATCGGCCTGCTCACCGCCGGTTTCGTGCTGGCGATCATGGTGATCCCGTTCATCTCCTCGGTGATGCGTGAAGTGTTCCTGACCGTGCCGACGCGGCTGAAGGAATCGGCCTACGCGCTGGGTTCGACCAAGTGGGAAGTGAGCTGGGACATCGTGCTGCCCTACACCCGCTCGGCGGTGATCGGCGGCATCTTCCTGGGCCTGGGCCGCGCGCTCGGCGAGACCATGGCAGTGGCGTTCGTGGTCGGCAACACGGTGCGGCTGTCGCCGTCGCTGCTGGAACCGGGCACCACCATCGCCGCGCTGATCGCCAACGACTTCGGCGAGGCCACCGAGACCTACCGTTCGGCGCTGCTGCTGCTGGGCTTCGTGCTGTTCATCGTGACCTTCATCGTGCTGGCGATCGCCCGCCTGATGCTGCAGCAACTGTCGCGCCGGGAGGGCAACTAA
- the pstS gene encoding phosphate ABC transporter substrate-binding protein PstS has protein sequence MKLQPARFFAVLSLALAFAVTACQPGNGDKPQGAADAAGGAPAAAPADGAKTAAEISGAGASFIYPLVSKWSADYHSATGNKINYQSIGSGGGIAQIKAGTVDFGSSDKPLDSAELAAAGLGQFPSAIGGVVPVVNLDGMEAGKLKLTGTVLADIFLGKVTTWNDPAIAALNPGTTLPSTKINLVHRSDGSGTSFNFTNYLSKVSPEWKSKVGEGTSVQWPGGVGGKGNEGVASYVQQIKGSIGYVELAYALQNKMPYTSLQNAAGNWVQPNADSFAAAAASADWANAKDFNLVITNAAGAQAWPITATNFMLMHKQPKDAARSKATLEFFKWAFEKGQPQANELHYVPLPPELVQQIEAYWAKEFK, from the coding sequence ATGAAACTGCAGCCGGCACGCTTTTTTGCCGTCCTGTCCCTGGCCCTCGCCTTCGCCGTCACTGCCTGCCAGCCGGGCAATGGCGACAAGCCGCAGGGTGCCGCCGATGCGGCAGGTGGCGCGCCCGCAGCCGCTCCGGCCGACGGCGCCAAGACCGCCGCGGAAATCTCCGGCGCCGGCGCGTCCTTCATCTACCCGCTGGTGTCCAAGTGGTCGGCCGACTACCACAGCGCCACCGGCAACAAGATCAACTATCAGTCGATCGGCTCCGGCGGCGGCATCGCCCAGATCAAGGCCGGCACGGTCGATTTCGGTTCCTCCGACAAGCCGCTGGACAGCGCCGAACTGGCCGCCGCCGGCCTCGGCCAGTTCCCCTCGGCGATCGGGGGCGTGGTGCCGGTGGTCAACCTGGACGGCATGGAAGCGGGCAAGCTGAAGCTGACCGGCACGGTACTGGCCGACATCTTCCTCGGCAAGGTCACCACCTGGAACGATCCGGCGATCGCCGCGCTGAACCCCGGCACCACCCTGCCCAGCACCAAGATCAACCTGGTGCACCGCTCCGACGGTTCGGGCACCAGCTTCAACTTCACCAACTACCTTTCCAAGGTCAGCCCGGAGTGGAAGAGCAAGGTCGGCGAAGGCACCTCGGTGCAGTGGCCGGGCGGCGTCGGCGGCAAGGGCAACGAAGGCGTGGCCTCCTACGTGCAGCAGATCAAGGGCTCGATCGGCTACGTCGAACTGGCCTACGCGCTGCAGAACAAGATGCCATACACCTCGCTGCAGAACGCGGCCGGCAACTGGGTCCAGCCCAACGCCGACAGCTTCGCCGCGGCCGCCGCGTCGGCCGACTGGGCCAACGCCAAGGACTTCAACCTGGTCATCACCAACGCCGCCGGCGCGCAGGCGTGGCCGATCACCGCCACCAACTTCATGCTGATGCACAAGCAGCCCAAGGACGCGGCGCGCAGCAAGGCGACGCTGGAGTTCTTCAAGTGGGCGTTCGAGAAGGGTCAGCCGCAGGCCAACGAACTGCATTACGTGCCGCTGCCGCCGGAACTGGTGCAGCAGATCGAGGCGTACTGGGCCAAAGAGTTCAAGTAA
- the pstS gene encoding phosphate ABC transporter substrate-binding protein PstS: protein MILSLKSRVAAAAVAASFVFAANAADVTGAGASFIYPVMSKWSADYNTATGKKVNYQSIGSGGGIAQIKAATVDFGSSDAPLKPDDLAASGLAQFPSVIGGVVPVVNVQGIAPGALKLDGKTLADIFLGKVKTWNDPAIVALNPGAKLPDAKITVVHRSDGSGTSFNFTNYLSKVNPDWKSKVGEGTAVQWPVGIGGKGNEGVAAYVKQIKGGIGYVELSYALQNKMAYTAMKNAAGKFVQPSDESFAAAAASADWASAKDFYLVMTNAPGEASWPITATNFILVHKQPKNPASAKATKEFFKWVYANGDAQAKQLDYVPLPDALVKQIDAYWTANLKY, encoded by the coding sequence GTGATCCTCTCGCTCAAATCCCGCGTCGCGGCTGCCGCCGTCGCCGCCTCGTTCGTGTTCGCCGCCAACGCCGCCGATGTCACCGGCGCGGGCGCTTCGTTCATCTATCCGGTCATGTCCAAGTGGTCGGCCGACTACAACACCGCCACCGGCAAGAAGGTCAACTACCAATCGATCGGTTCCGGCGGCGGTATCGCCCAGATCAAGGCGGCGACGGTCGACTTCGGTTCGTCCGATGCGCCGCTGAAGCCCGACGACCTGGCTGCGTCCGGCCTGGCCCAGTTCCCGTCGGTGATCGGCGGCGTGGTACCGGTGGTCAACGTGCAGGGCATCGCCCCGGGCGCGCTGAAGCTGGACGGCAAGACCCTGGCCGATATCTTCCTGGGCAAGGTCAAGACCTGGAACGACCCGGCGATCGTCGCCCTGAACCCGGGCGCGAAGCTGCCGGACGCCAAGATCACCGTGGTGCACCGCTCCGACGGTTCGGGCACCAGCTTCAACTTCACCAACTACCTGTCCAAGGTCAACCCGGACTGGAAGAGCAAGGTCGGCGAAGGCACCGCCGTGCAGTGGCCGGTCGGCATCGGCGGCAAGGGCAACGAAGGCGTCGCCGCCTACGTCAAGCAGATCAAGGGCGGCATCGGCTACGTCGAACTGTCCTACGCGCTGCAGAACAAGATGGCCTACACCGCGATGAAGAACGCCGCCGGCAAGTTCGTGCAGCCCAGCGACGAGAGCTTCGCCGCCGCTGCCGCCAGCGCCGACTGGGCCAGCGCCAAGGACTTCTACCTGGTCATGACCAACGCCCCGGGCGAGGCCTCGTGGCCGATCACCGCGACCAACTTCATCCTGGTCCACAAGCAGCCGAAGAACCCGGCCAGCGCCAAGGCCACCAAGGAGTTCTTCAAGTGGGTCTACGCCAACGGCGACGCCCAGGCCAAGCAGCTCGACTACGTGCCGCTGCCGGACGCGCTGGTCAAGCAGATCGACGCGTATTGGACCGCCAACCTGAAGTATTGA
- a CDS encoding OprO/OprP family phosphate-selective porin — protein sequence MKLSRTLLSAAVLTAVFAPAAHAEIAIDVIGGSEISFEGLVQADGNWFDNDVQDLNGTTGNNGKNSEFGIRRAELVVKGKGPGNFEWVAGYDASVLRESSNNGTTVRSTGKFLDNNIKYKFGGNANNFLQLGQYKQPNSLEELSSTKNNDFISKASVTNTYAVSRRLGGVVGFGDNNWSVVGSVFGRELSRNLAHGSGYGARGTFAPINESGNILHFGLSYVNYDTDADTLRLRARPDADLASVRLVDSGNLTNTDRIGVIGGEAMWVTGPFKTQAEYYNAKVERYGASDNYSSDGWYLSGVWNITGETWGYKAGVPTTPLPNEPASGMWQLGVRYDSIDLNDGSLVARPVGAPLVDGVLGGKMSTWTVGANWYWRSNFKLALNYVMVDSSKYSSTTRGNVSDKPNILEARAQFYW from the coding sequence ATGAAACTGTCTCGCACCCTCCTCTCGGCAGCCGTGCTCACCGCCGTGTTCGCACCTGCCGCGCACGCCGAAATCGCCATCGACGTGATCGGCGGTTCGGAAATCTCCTTCGAGGGCCTGGTCCAGGCCGACGGCAACTGGTTCGACAACGACGTCCAGGACCTCAACGGCACCACCGGCAACAACGGCAAGAACTCCGAGTTCGGCATCCGCCGCGCCGAGCTGGTGGTCAAGGGCAAGGGCCCGGGCAACTTCGAGTGGGTCGCCGGCTACGACGCCAGCGTCCTGCGCGAATCGTCCAACAACGGCACCACCGTGCGCAGCACCGGCAAGTTCCTGGACAACAACATCAAGTACAAGTTCGGCGGCAACGCCAACAACTTCCTGCAGCTCGGCCAGTACAAGCAGCCCAACAGCCTGGAAGAACTGTCCAGCACCAAGAACAACGACTTCATCTCCAAGGCCTCGGTCACCAACACCTACGCGGTGTCGCGTCGCCTCGGCGGCGTGGTCGGCTTCGGCGACAACAACTGGAGCGTAGTCGGCAGCGTGTTCGGCCGCGAGCTGAGCCGCAACCTGGCGCACGGCAGCGGCTACGGCGCGCGCGGCACCTTCGCGCCGATCAACGAGTCGGGCAACATCCTGCACTTCGGCCTGAGCTACGTGAATTACGACACCGACGCCGACACGCTGCGCCTGCGCGCGCGTCCGGACGCCGACCTGGCCTCGGTGCGTCTGGTCGACAGCGGCAACCTGACCAACACCGACCGCATCGGCGTGATCGGCGGCGAAGCGATGTGGGTCACCGGCCCGTTCAAGACCCAGGCCGAGTACTACAACGCCAAGGTCGAGCGCTACGGCGCCAGCGACAACTACAGCAGCGACGGCTGGTACCTCAGCGGCGTGTGGAACATCACCGGCGAGACCTGGGGCTACAAGGCCGGCGTGCCGACCACCCCGCTGCCGAACGAGCCGGCCAGCGGCATGTGGCAGCTGGGCGTGCGCTACGACAGCATCGACCTCAACGACGGCAGCCTGGTCGCGCGTCCGGTCGGCGCACCGCTGGTCGACGGCGTGCTCGGCGGCAAGATGAGCACCTGGACGGTCGGCGCCAACTGGTACTGGCGCTCCAACTTCAAGCTGGCGCTGAACTACGTGATGGTGGACAGCAGCAAGTACAGCAGCACCACCCGCGGCAACGTCAGCGACAAGCCGAACATCCTCGAAGCGCGCGCACAGTTCTACTGGTAA
- a CDS encoding carbonic anhydrase produces the protein MESLLNGFRHFRKEVYPRQRGLFRQLAGGQTPHTLFITCADSRVMPELMFAAQPGELFVYRNIGNVVPPYSQHVSGVVAAIEYAVAVLQVKHIVVCGHTDCGAMKAVLDPDALQDVPNVAAWLKHTDSARQVAAQHDHAGHPEDALHCLTEENVVSQLDHLRTQPVVAARLARGALRIHGWIYDIAHGEIRAFDAEQGRFVPLLPEEGKRAPEATPRPRLAPVLRNVAI, from the coding sequence ATGGAAAGTCTGCTCAATGGTTTCCGCCACTTCCGCAAAGAGGTCTATCCGCGTCAGCGCGGCCTGTTCCGGCAACTGGCCGGCGGCCAGACCCCGCATACGCTGTTCATCACCTGTGCCGATTCGCGGGTGATGCCGGAACTGATGTTCGCCGCGCAGCCCGGCGAACTGTTCGTCTACCGCAATATCGGCAACGTGGTGCCGCCGTACTCGCAGCACGTCAGCGGCGTGGTCGCGGCGATCGAATACGCGGTGGCGGTGTTGCAGGTGAAGCACATCGTGGTCTGCGGCCACACCGACTGCGGCGCGATGAAGGCGGTGCTCGATCCCGACGCGCTGCAGGACGTGCCCAACGTGGCCGCCTGGCTCAAGCACACCGACAGCGCGCGCCAGGTCGCCGCGCAGCACGATCACGCCGGGCACCCCGAGGACGCGCTGCACTGCCTGACCGAGGAAAACGTGGTGTCGCAGCTGGACCATCTGCGAACCCAGCCGGTGGTGGCGGCGCGGCTGGCGCGCGGCGCGCTGCGGATCCATGGCTGGATCTACGACATCGCCCACGGCGAGATCCGCGCCTTCGATGCCGAGCAGGGCCGCTTCGTGCCGCTGCTGCCGGAAGAAGGCAAGCGCGCGCCCGAAGCCACCCCGCGCCCGCGCCTGGCGCCGGTCCTGCGCAACGTCGCGATCTGA
- a CDS encoding SulP family inorganic anion transporter, giving the protein MRTMTEPSRGGASALAGYLRNGAFGRDLLASVVVFLVALPLCMGIAIASGMPPAAGLITGIVGGLVVGMIAGSPLQVSGPAAGLAVLVFELVRQHGVAALGPVILLAGAIQLLAGLCRAGVWFRMTSPAVVAGMLSGIGILIVASQSHVLMDAAPKARGLENFAALPAVLWQTLDAGVGRAALLVGLGTIAIMLAWERLRPQPLRFVPGALLAVVAMTALVQLQGMDVRKVDVPANLFSAIQTPSLAEMLGVFDATLLLSAFTFAFIASAETLLSAAAVDRMHDGPRTHYDRELAAQGVGNMLCGFLGALPMTGVIVRSAANVQAGAATRMSTILHAGWLLVFALLLPWLLRMTPVACLAGILVYTGLKMVKLGQVRDLAAYGRGTAAIYLATTFAIVATDLLTGVLIGFALSLLRLALQQSRLKVGVHAHEDAGGSAAAGAGKLRLSLEGSATFLRVPTMARALERLPPNTELHLDVARLHHVDHACLELLRDWSRNAAARGCALVVDWKELDRRVEGQRAA; this is encoded by the coding sequence ATGCGAACCATGACAGAACCTTCCCGCGGCGGTGCGTCCGCGCTCGCCGGCTACCTGCGCAACGGCGCGTTCGGCCGCGACCTGCTGGCCTCGGTGGTGGTGTTCCTGGTCGCGCTGCCGCTGTGCATGGGCATCGCCATCGCCTCGGGCATGCCGCCGGCGGCCGGCCTGATCACCGGCATCGTCGGCGGCCTGGTGGTCGGCATGATCGCCGGCTCGCCGCTGCAGGTCAGCGGCCCGGCCGCCGGCCTGGCCGTGCTGGTGTTCGAGCTGGTCCGCCAGCATGGCGTGGCCGCGTTGGGACCGGTGATCCTGCTGGCCGGTGCGATCCAGTTGCTTGCGGGGCTGTGCCGGGCCGGGGTGTGGTTCCGCATGACCTCGCCGGCGGTGGTCGCCGGCATGCTTTCGGGCATCGGCATCCTGATCGTCGCCTCGCAATCGCACGTGCTGATGGATGCGGCGCCGAAGGCGCGCGGGCTGGAAAATTTCGCCGCGTTGCCGGCGGTGCTGTGGCAGACGCTGGACGCGGGCGTGGGCCGCGCCGCGCTGTTGGTCGGGCTGGGTACCATCGCGATCATGCTGGCGTGGGAGCGGCTGCGTCCGCAGCCGCTGCGCTTCGTGCCCGGCGCATTGCTGGCGGTGGTGGCGATGACCGCGCTGGTGCAGCTGCAGGGCATGGACGTGCGCAAGGTCGACGTGCCGGCCAACCTGTTCTCCGCGATCCAGACCCCGAGCCTGGCCGAGATGCTCGGCGTGTTCGACGCGACGCTGTTGCTGTCGGCCTTCACCTTCGCCTTCATCGCCAGTGCCGAGACCCTGTTGTCGGCGGCGGCGGTGGACCGTATGCACGACGGTCCGCGCACCCATTACGACCGCGAACTCGCCGCGCAGGGCGTGGGCAACATGCTGTGCGGCTTTCTCGGCGCGTTGCCGATGACCGGGGTGATCGTGCGCAGCGCGGCCAACGTGCAGGCCGGCGCCGCCACGCGCATGTCCACCATCCTGCACGCCGGCTGGCTGCTGGTGTTCGCGCTGCTGCTGCCGTGGCTGCTGCGGATGACCCCGGTGGCATGCCTGGCCGGCATCCTGGTCTACACCGGGCTGAAGATGGTCAAGCTCGGGCAGGTGCGCGACCTGGCCGCCTACGGCCGCGGCACCGCGGCGATCTACCTGGCGACCACCTTCGCCATCGTCGCCACCGACCTGCTCACCGGCGTGCTGATCGGTTTTGCGTTGTCGCTGCTGCGCCTGGCGTTGCAGCAGTCGCGGTTGAAGGTCGGCGTGCATGCGCACGAAGATGCGGGCGGCAGTGCCGCGGCCGGCGCCGGCAAGCTGCGCCTGTCGCTGGAGGGCTCGGCGACCTTCCTGCGCGTGCCGACGATGGCGCGCGCCCTGGAACGGCTGCCGCCCAACACCGAGCTGCATCTGGACGTGGCACGGTTGCATCACGTCGACCATGCCTGCCTGGAACTGCTGCGCGACTGGAGCCGCAACGCCGCCGCCCGCGGCTGCGCGCTGGTGGTGGACTGGAAGGAACTGGACCGACGCGTGGAGGGGCAGCGCGCGGCGTAG
- the nth gene encoding endonuclease III, whose protein sequence is MSAALAAPRRGPTLSKAEIHELFSRLSELNPTPTTELEYSTPFELLIAVILSAQATDVGVNKATRRLYPVANTPAAILALGEDGLKRYISTIGLFNAKAKNVIATCRILVEQYGGDVPRERAALEALPGVGRKTANVVLNTAFGEPTIAVDTHIFRVANRTGLAPGKDVRAVEDALLKRVPTQFLHDAHHWLILHGRYVCKARKPECPRCVIRDLCRFKDKTPG, encoded by the coding sequence ATGAGCGCCGCGCTCGCCGCGCCAAGGCGTGGACCCACGTTGAGCAAGGCCGAGATCCACGAACTGTTCTCGCGCCTGTCCGAACTCAATCCCACGCCGACCACCGAGCTGGAATACAGCACACCGTTCGAGCTGCTGATCGCGGTGATCCTGTCGGCGCAGGCCACCGATGTCGGGGTCAACAAGGCCACGCGTCGTCTCTATCCGGTGGCGAACACGCCGGCGGCGATCCTGGCGCTGGGCGAGGATGGCCTGAAGCGCTACATCTCCACCATCGGCCTGTTCAACGCGAAAGCCAAGAACGTGATCGCCACCTGCCGCATCCTGGTCGAGCAGTACGGCGGCGACGTGCCGCGCGAGCGCGCCGCGCTGGAGGCCTTGCCGGGGGTCGGCCGCAAGACCGCCAACGTGGTGCTCAACACCGCCTTCGGCGAGCCGACCATCGCGGTGGACACGCATATCTTCCGCGTCGCCAACCGCACCGGCCTTGCCCCGGGCAAGGACGTGCGCGCGGTCGAGGACGCCCTGCTCAAGCGGGTGCCAACGCAGTTCCTGCACGATGCGCACCACTGGCTGATCCTGCATGGCCGCTACGTGTGCAAGGCGCGCAAACCGGAGTGCCCACGCTGCGTGATCCGCGACCTGTGCCGGTTCAAGGACAAGACGCCAGGGTGA
- a CDS encoding enoyl-CoA hydratase-related protein, with amino-acid sequence MSGTPVVTATQDAIRIVTVNRADKLNALNRQTLQALDAAFAEAEADPAIRVVVLTGAGEKAFVAGADIAEMNELTPVQGRDFSQLGQRLMRRIERLSKPVLAMVNGFALGGGLELAMACHLRVAADSARLGQPEINLGLIPGFGGTQRLVRLAGRAAALELCLLGTPIDAARALQLGLVNRVVPAAELREATLQLAQQLAGAAPLALRGILDAIQVGAESAIEQGLEYETAQFGLLFSSEDMREGTRAFLERRPPLFRNR; translated from the coding sequence ATGTCCGGCACGCCGGTCGTCACCGCGACCCAGGATGCGATCCGCATCGTCACCGTGAACCGCGCTGACAAGCTCAACGCGTTGAATCGCCAAACATTACAGGCACTGGACGCGGCCTTCGCCGAGGCCGAGGCCGACCCGGCCATCCGCGTCGTGGTGCTGACCGGCGCCGGCGAGAAGGCCTTCGTGGCCGGCGCCGACATCGCCGAAATGAACGAACTCACACCGGTTCAGGGGCGCGACTTCTCGCAGCTCGGCCAGCGCCTGATGCGCCGCATCGAGCGCCTGAGCAAGCCGGTCCTGGCCATGGTCAACGGATTCGCGCTCGGCGGCGGGCTGGAACTGGCCATGGCCTGCCACCTGCGCGTGGCCGCCGACAGCGCCCGGCTCGGCCAGCCGGAGATCAACCTCGGGCTGATCCCCGGCTTCGGCGGCACCCAGCGCCTGGTGCGCCTGGCCGGCCGCGCCGCGGCACTGGAACTGTGCCTGCTCGGCACGCCGATCGATGCGGCGCGCGCGCTGCAGTTGGGCCTGGTCAACCGCGTGGTGCCTGCGGCCGAGTTGCGCGAGGCTACATTGCAACTGGCGCAGCAACTGGCCGGCGCCGCGCCGCTGGCATTGCGCGGCATCCTCGACGCGATCCAGGTCGGCGCCGAATCGGCGATCGAGCAAGGCCTCGAGTACGAGACCGCGCAGTTCGGCCTGCTGTTCTCCAGCGAGGACATGCGCGAAGGCACGCGCGCATTCCTGGAGCGGCGCCCGCCGCTGTTCCGCAATCGCTGA